In Mucinivorans hirudinis, the DNA window TATTTCGAACTCCTTTTGTGGCGATTATTGCTGCTTCATCTCGGTTCAAAACGTAGTTTACAGCATTCGAAAAACTGTTTCCTTGCACTATTTTAGCCATCATTTTCGATAGATTTTATTACGTTATCAATCTCTTTTGCGAGCGTTTCGGACTCGGTTTTCGCTGCGAAATACCCTGCTTGATTAGCTCGTTTGGCAATCTGATTGAGGTTGTTCGCCATTCCTGTGAGCTTGGTTATCAGTTGCAGGTGGGTGGCGGTGAGCCTCTCTTTGACGGTGGAATTTCGCAATGTAGTGCGGATAAAATCGCTAATCGTTAGTCTTGCTGTGCGTGCCTTGGTTTTGAGCAGAAAATACTCTTCTGTGGCAAATCTGACCTCTATTCGATACTTCCGCACCTCTGTACTCGCCAACTTGGGGCGACCAT includes these proteins:
- a CDS encoding Mobilization protein BmgB, which gives rise to MRTIKNRNENGRPKLASTEVRKYRIEVRFATEEYFLLKTKARTARLTISDFIRTTLRNSTVKERLTATHLQLITKLTGMANNLNQIAKRANQAGYFAAKTESETLAKEIDNVIKSIENDG